Proteins encoded together in one Elusimicrobiota bacterium window:
- a CDS encoding 4Fe-4S dicluster domain-containing protein — MTSKKIVLKFPKQLGDKPVIYKLVKDYNLEFNILKAVIMPDEEGLLVMELKGTADNYKNGIKYLESLGILIQPLSKDVTRDEEKCTHCGACVTICPTFAFIVDKKSTPARKIVFDDKKCIACELCIPACPLQAMELHF, encoded by the coding sequence ATGACATCAAAAAAAATTGTATTAAAATTCCCAAAACAACTTGGTGATAAACCAGTAATCTACAAACTTGTTAAAGACTACAATTTGGAATTCAATATCCTGAAAGCGGTTATTATGCCGGATGAAGAAGGACTGCTTGTGATGGAACTTAAAGGTACTGCTGACAACTATAAAAACGGCATAAAATATCTTGAAAGTTTGGGTATCTTAATTCAGCCGTTAAGCAAAGATGTAACCCGTGATGAGGAAAAATGTACACATTGTGGTGCCTGCGTAACAATCTGCCCGACATTCGCATTCATAGTTGATAAAAAATCAACTCCAGCAAGAAAAATAGTTTTTGATGATAAGAAATGTATCGCCTGTGAACTCTGTATCCCTGCATGCCCACTACAAGCAATGGAACTCCATTTCTAA